The proteins below come from a single Polynucleobacter sp. MWH-UH23A genomic window:
- a CDS encoding carboxylesterase has protein sequence MLPCIEIETAPNPSAAVIWLHGLGADGNDFVPIIPELQLTGCPGIRFVFPSAPSMPVTVNGGYVMPAWYDIIGRNLMDREDADGILRSAAAITELIKREYSRGIAYDNIVLAGFSQGCAMALHIGLRFPHKLAGIIALSGYLPLAMTLHLEKHSANSKTPIFMAHGEFDQVVIPERAQASYAVLEKLGYEVDWNEYPMEHSVNREELMDISRFLQRVLIKPSS, from the coding sequence ATGCTCCCTTGTATCGAAATTGAAACCGCTCCTAATCCCAGTGCCGCCGTCATTTGGCTACATGGCCTTGGTGCTGATGGCAATGATTTTGTACCCATCATTCCAGAACTCCAGCTGACAGGCTGCCCAGGAATTCGTTTTGTTTTTCCGAGTGCCCCTAGCATGCCAGTCACCGTCAACGGAGGTTATGTCATGCCAGCCTGGTACGACATCATCGGTAGAAATCTCATGGATCGCGAAGATGCAGATGGCATTTTGCGATCAGCAGCCGCCATTACAGAACTGATTAAACGCGAGTACAGCAGAGGTATCGCCTATGACAATATTGTCTTGGCCGGCTTTTCTCAAGGCTGCGCTATGGCATTGCATATTGGCCTGCGCTTCCCACACAAACTCGCCGGCATTATTGCTTTATCGGGCTACCTCCCTCTAGCAATGACCTTGCATCTAGAAAAACATTCCGCCAACTCTAAAACACCCATCTTTATGGCGCATGGCGAATTCGATCAAGTAGTCATACCTGAACGCGCCCAAGCTTCTTACGCTGTATTGGAGAAATTGGGTTATGAGGTAGATTGGAATGAATACCCTATGGAGCACTCCGTCAACCGCGAAGAACTGATGGATATTTCTCGCTTTCTACAAAGGGTGTTAATAAAACCCTCTAGCTAA
- a CDS encoding energy-coupling factor ABC transporter permease: MIWVGLAAIIFLGALLKCPPSIFSRPPLSLLALAAILFLAIAWNVSPTLPGQAPGKFYGLIFHFYGAALLTAMFGPAIALAILFPVAFLGIFVFQGGFIEAAQHYLMVCVLPTFFAYLTIKAIQKYIPKHLFVLILGNGYVAAFMSVILSGTALLIGKMLFASAGAHIDLEGWLLGLIIIAFMEGSLSGMLLAIFLIYRPNWVSTYNESAYMNR; the protein is encoded by the coding sequence ATGATCTGGGTAGGCTTAGCAGCGATTATCTTTCTCGGGGCGCTCTTGAAATGTCCGCCATCAATCTTCTCTAGGCCACCACTTTCGCTTCTTGCGCTGGCAGCCATCCTTTTTTTAGCCATAGCCTGGAATGTTTCACCCACTTTACCTGGCCAGGCTCCCGGCAAATTCTATGGACTGATCTTTCACTTTTATGGAGCAGCGCTATTAACGGCGATGTTTGGTCCTGCTATTGCACTCGCCATTCTGTTTCCCGTTGCTTTTTTGGGCATATTTGTATTTCAGGGAGGATTCATTGAAGCTGCACAACATTACCTCATGGTTTGCGTGCTTCCCACCTTTTTTGCCTACCTAACGATTAAGGCTATTCAAAAATACATCCCCAAACATTTATTTGTTCTGATCCTAGGCAATGGTTATGTCGCTGCCTTTATGAGCGTCATCTTATCGGGCACAGCTCTTCTGATTGGCAAAATGCTATTTGCGAGTGCGGGTGCGCATATTGATCTTGAGGGCTGGCTACTAGGTCTCATTATTATTGCCTTCATGGAAGGCTCTTTATCAGGAATGCTATTGGCAATTTTCTTGATCTATAGACCGAATTGGGTATCGACCTACAATGAATCAGCCTACATGAACCGTTAA
- a CDS encoding CoA ester lyase, with protein MINIHRPRRSVLYMPGANTRALEKAKTLAADSLILDLEDAVAPDAKVAARDNILTALKTGFGYREAVVRINGLTTPWGMEDLKVFANSKADAIVLPKVESAQQIQEVAALLDKAGARSDLTIWAMIETPMAIFKLQEIASAHPRLETLVLGTSDLVKDLHARHTISRAETQTALSLSILAARAYGLCVLDGVHLSLDDEEGLRLSCIQGRDMGFDGKTLIHPKQIALANEFFGPSPQEITEARERIAAYDAAIQTGAGIAVLNGKLIEELHIQDAKRILALAKAIDSFTSN; from the coding sequence ATGATTAACATCCATAGACCCCGTCGCTCAGTCTTGTATATGCCTGGAGCCAATACACGCGCTTTAGAAAAAGCGAAGACCTTGGCCGCAGACTCGCTCATTCTTGACTTAGAGGATGCTGTAGCCCCTGATGCAAAAGTAGCCGCAAGAGACAATATTCTTACCGCGCTTAAAACAGGATTTGGTTATCGTGAAGCGGTTGTCAGAATCAATGGTCTAACTACGCCCTGGGGAATGGAAGATCTTAAGGTATTTGCTAACTCAAAAGCGGATGCTATTGTGTTGCCCAAAGTGGAGTCGGCACAACAAATTCAGGAAGTAGCTGCTTTACTTGATAAAGCAGGCGCCAGGTCTGATCTCACCATTTGGGCCATGATCGAAACACCAATGGCTATTTTTAAGCTACAAGAAATTGCTAGCGCACACCCTAGACTAGAAACACTTGTATTGGGCACCTCTGATCTCGTTAAAGATTTACATGCAAGACACACTATATCCCGAGCAGAAACACAAACCGCCCTCTCCCTTTCGATATTGGCCGCTAGAGCATACGGATTATGCGTGCTTGATGGGGTGCATCTCTCTTTGGATGATGAAGAAGGCTTGCGACTATCTTGCATACAAGGCAGGGATATGGGCTTTGATGGCAAAACCTTAATTCACCCAAAGCAAATAGCACTTGCAAATGAATTTTTTGGGCCATCACCTCAAGAGATTACTGAAGCCCGAGAACGAATCGCCGCTTATGATGCTGCCATACAGACTGGTGCTGGCATTGCCGTACTCAACGGAAAGTTAATTGAAGAGCTGCACATTCAGGATGCGAAACGTATTCTGGCTTTAGCCAAAGCCATTGATTCATTCACATCCAATTAA
- a CDS encoding nitroreductase yields the protein MNSVAEAIDQRMSVRAFTQRPVSHEQILKLLNLSARAPSGTNTQPWKAYVLQGQKLKALCDQVCKAYDDIASNPELAKEFQEAYDYYPSKWFSPYIDRRRENGWGLYGLLGITKGDKDKMHAQHRKNFQFFGAPVGIFFTIDKELGRGSMLDYGMFLQNFMIAAKGEGLDTCPQAAWNTYAKIILPVIGAKENEMLVCGMALGYADKTDIVNTFRTPRVAAEEFTTWV from the coding sequence ATGAATTCTGTAGCCGAGGCAATCGATCAGCGCATGTCAGTGCGCGCATTTACACAGCGGCCGGTCTCGCACGAGCAAATTTTGAAACTACTCAATCTCTCAGCTCGAGCACCATCGGGTACCAATACTCAGCCATGGAAGGCATATGTTTTGCAGGGGCAGAAATTAAAAGCTCTATGTGACCAGGTTTGCAAAGCTTATGACGACATTGCCAGTAACCCGGAGCTGGCAAAAGAGTTTCAAGAGGCTTATGACTACTACCCCAGTAAATGGTTTAGCCCATACATCGACCGCCGCCGCGAAAATGGCTGGGGTTTATATGGTCTTCTTGGTATTACTAAGGGCGATAAAGACAAGATGCATGCGCAGCACCGTAAAAACTTTCAGTTCTTTGGTGCGCCAGTAGGCATCTTCTTTACGATTGATAAAGAGCTTGGTAGAGGCTCAATGCTCGACTATGGAATGTTCTTGCAGAACTTTATGATTGCAGCGAAAGGAGAAGGTCTGGACACCTGTCCTCAAGCCGCCTGGAATACCTACGCCAAAATTATTCTGCCAGTGATTGGCGCTAAAGAGAATGAGATGCTGGTGTGTGGAATGGCGCTTGGCTATGCAGATAAAACCGATATCGTGAATACCTTCCGTACCCCACGCGTTGCCGCAGAGGAATTTACTACTTGGGTCTAG
- a CDS encoding substrate-binding domain-containing protein, translating into MKHLFTFLLVLLLSTPVMAQLEVIISGGFQGPYQQMLPQFEKATGIKVVTKSGASQGSGPKTIKAQLAAGVTADVVILSREGLAELVDQKRILPGSDVDLAQAPLGLAIPTGNPRPDISTVKSFTNTLIQAKKIVVPGSTSGIYLTQDVFPRLGISNQISIQVTERGAEATAILAAKNANVAVQPSSELVNIPGVDYVGLIPDSLQLIQTFAAAIVAGSLHESEAKKLIDYLSSKNAADPIKNSGMNLVR; encoded by the coding sequence ATGAAACATCTATTTACATTTTTGCTTGTCCTTCTTTTATCAACACCTGTTATGGCACAACTTGAAGTCATAATTTCAGGAGGCTTCCAAGGCCCCTACCAGCAAATGCTTCCCCAATTTGAGAAAGCTACTGGGATTAAGGTGGTTACCAAATCAGGCGCTTCACAAGGCTCGGGCCCCAAAACTATTAAAGCCCAATTAGCGGCTGGCGTTACTGCTGATGTAGTGATTCTCTCTAGAGAAGGTCTTGCTGAACTAGTAGATCAAAAAAGAATTCTTCCTGGCTCTGATGTAGATTTAGCACAAGCACCACTTGGACTTGCAATACCTACTGGCAATCCAAGACCCGATATTTCCACAGTCAAAAGCTTTACGAACACCTTAATACAAGCAAAAAAGATTGTTGTCCCAGGGAGCACAAGTGGAATCTATTTAACTCAAGATGTATTTCCTCGTCTTGGTATTAGCAATCAAATTTCCATTCAGGTAACGGAGCGCGGCGCTGAAGCCACAGCAATACTGGCGGCTAAAAATGCGAATGTTGCCGTTCAACCTAGCAGTGAGTTAGTCAACATTCCTGGGGTAGATTATGTTGGCCTTATTCCAGATAGCCTTCAACTGATACAGACTTTTGCAGCAGCGATCGTTGCCGGATCTCTACATGAATCAGAGGCCAAGAAATTAATTGATTACTTAAGCTCTAAGAATGCCGCAGATCCAATTAAAAATAGCGGAATGAATCTGGTACGCTGA
- a CDS encoding LysR family transcriptional regulator — translation MGLSTTKGINPADLGFFSALASSGSLGAAARELGITTAAVSKRLALIEERLGLSLVNRTTRRMSLTPEGEVYLEHARKILGEIDAMESILWGSTETPKGLLRVNATLGFGRTQIAPLISEFVKKYPQVDIQLQLSVSPPPITDDLYDVCFRFGHPPDSRIIAKLIAPNRRILVASPNYLKQFGEPKTPNDLVKHNCIGIRQGDEAYGLWRFAKNKTRAKNESTEDVKIRGNLTTNDGEIAVNWALDHQGILLRAEWDVARYLKSGRLVHILTSYHTPDADIYAVFAQRHRTSARVNALIDFVSSALKP, via the coding sequence ATGGGCTTAAGCACCACCAAAGGCATTAATCCTGCAGATTTAGGCTTCTTTTCTGCATTAGCTTCTTCAGGCAGCTTAGGGGCAGCCGCTAGAGAGCTTGGCATTACGACTGCGGCTGTTAGCAAGCGCCTTGCCCTAATCGAGGAGAGATTAGGTCTTAGCCTGGTAAATAGAACCACTCGACGAATGAGCCTAACACCGGAAGGTGAAGTGTACTTAGAGCATGCACGCAAGATCTTAGGTGAAATTGATGCCATGGAATCCATTCTCTGGGGCTCTACAGAAACACCAAAAGGATTATTAAGAGTCAATGCGACGCTCGGCTTTGGCAGAACACAAATTGCCCCACTGATTTCTGAGTTTGTTAAAAAATATCCGCAAGTAGATATTCAACTACAGCTATCGGTGAGTCCACCCCCTATCACTGATGATTTGTATGATGTCTGCTTTCGATTTGGCCATCCACCAGACTCGAGAATAATTGCAAAATTGATTGCCCCTAATCGCAGAATCTTAGTTGCATCACCTAACTATCTAAAGCAATTTGGCGAACCCAAGACACCGAATGATTTAGTAAAACACAACTGCATTGGAATTCGCCAAGGCGATGAAGCTTATGGCTTATGGCGCTTTGCAAAAAACAAAACTCGCGCAAAAAATGAGTCTACCGAAGATGTAAAAATCAGAGGCAACCTCACCACCAACGATGGTGAGATCGCAGTGAACTGGGCCTTAGATCATCAAGGCATCCTTTTAAGAGCTGAGTGGGATGTCGCTAGGTACCTTAAAAGTGGTCGTCTCGTACATATCCTGACAAGTTATCACACCCCCGATGCAGATATCTACGCTGTTTTTGCACAAAGACATAGAACTTCAGCCAGAGTAAATGCATTGATTGATTTTGTTAGTAGCGCGCTAAAGCCTTAA
- a CDS encoding tripartite tricarboxylate transporter substrate binding protein, whose protein sequence is MQNGLLGFVFCGLVGSAVAQSYPNKTITIVVPFPPGGTTDVLARAVANKLGPALGQSVIVDNKPGAGATLGAGLVAKASPDGYTLFMGAVHHTIAPAVYKSLPYSFEKDFAPITTVALVPNVMVVSETSPYKTVKDVIAAAKAKPDSLSYGSNGNGTAQHMIGTQFQMLTDTEILHVPYKGSAPLATDLLGGQVTMSFDTITPVLPFIREKKLRPLAVTTAKRSSTLPSVPTMKESGVNMDIGTWFGLLAPAATPKDITAKLNAEIVKIIKSTEFQKQMFDIGAEPVGNTQAQMAKQIADETVKFSGLAKAAKLTIE, encoded by the coding sequence ATTCAAAACGGTCTATTAGGTTTCGTATTTTGTGGCTTAGTTGGATCTGCTGTAGCGCAGTCTTATCCAAACAAAACAATTACCATTGTTGTGCCATTTCCCCCAGGGGGAACCACAGATGTTTTAGCAAGAGCAGTTGCTAATAAATTGGGACCAGCATTAGGCCAATCTGTCATTGTTGATAACAAGCCTGGTGCAGGCGCAACACTTGGTGCTGGTTTGGTGGCTAAAGCATCGCCCGATGGCTATACCTTGTTTATGGGTGCTGTGCATCACACAATAGCGCCAGCGGTTTACAAGAGCTTGCCATATAGCTTTGAAAAAGATTTTGCGCCAATCACAACAGTAGCCTTAGTTCCAAATGTGATGGTTGTTTCAGAAACTTCACCCTATAAAACAGTGAAAGATGTGATTGCTGCAGCTAAGGCAAAACCAGACTCTTTATCTTATGGCTCAAATGGCAATGGCACAGCGCAGCACATGATTGGTACACAGTTTCAGATGTTGACCGATACAGAAATTTTGCATGTACCTTATAAAGGTTCAGCTCCCTTAGCCACGGATTTATTGGGTGGGCAGGTAACCATGTCATTTGACACGATTACCCCTGTCTTGCCATTTATTCGTGAAAAGAAATTACGACCATTGGCTGTGACCACCGCAAAGCGCTCATCAACCTTGCCATCTGTACCAACCATGAAAGAGTCTGGTGTGAATATGGATATTGGAACTTGGTTTGGTTTGCTGGCTCCAGCGGCAACACCAAAAGACATTACGGCAAAGTTAAATGCTGAAATCGTTAAGATTATTAAATCGACAGAATTTCAGAAGCAAATGTTTGATATAGGTGCTGAGCCTGTTGGCAACACCCAAGCGCAAATGGCGAAGCAGATTGCAGATGAAACAGTGAAGTTTAGTGGTTTGGCAAAAGCTGCGAAACTTACTATTGAATAG
- the ttdA gene encoding L(+)-tartrate dehydratase subunit alpha: MNKQTSAVDKEVAVADITQVLSKFTSYIGKRLPTDVTTKLGELRSKEVNFLAKEVFDSMRENQELADKLDRPSCQDTGVIQYFLQAGSNFPLLGELEDILLNATKGATKEGPLRHNAVETFDEKNTGTNTGSKIPWLDWEIIPGADYCIVDVYMAGGGCTLPGAAKVLMPGQGYEGVAEFVFEVITSRGVNACPPLLVGVGVSTSAETAARLSKKAILRPVTSSHPNENAAMMEELLTEGLNELGLGPQGLTGANSVMGVNIESSARHPSTIGVAVSTGCWAHRRGKIKINADMSYEVISHEGFKL; encoded by the coding sequence GTGAATAAACAAACTTCAGCAGTCGATAAGGAAGTAGCTGTAGCTGATATTACTCAGGTATTGTCTAAATTCACATCCTATATTGGTAAGCGACTGCCAACGGATGTGACTACCAAATTAGGTGAACTGCGGAGCAAGGAAGTCAATTTCTTGGCCAAAGAGGTATTTGACTCTATGCGCGAGAACCAAGAGTTGGCAGATAAACTTGACCGCCCTAGTTGCCAAGATACTGGAGTGATTCAGTACTTCTTACAGGCAGGCTCAAACTTTCCGCTCTTGGGAGAGTTAGAAGATATTTTGCTCAATGCCACTAAGGGCGCTACCAAAGAAGGTCCATTGCGCCATAACGCCGTAGAGACCTTTGATGAAAAGAATACCGGTACTAATACGGGTTCAAAAATTCCATGGCTCGATTGGGAAATTATCCCTGGTGCGGATTACTGCATCGTAGACGTGTATATGGCTGGTGGTGGCTGCACATTGCCTGGAGCTGCAAAAGTATTAATGCCAGGCCAAGGTTATGAAGGTGTTGCTGAGTTCGTGTTTGAAGTGATTACTTCACGCGGCGTAAATGCTTGCCCTCCACTGTTAGTTGGTGTGGGCGTTTCTACTTCAGCAGAAACGGCAGCGCGTCTTTCCAAGAAAGCAATTTTGCGCCCAGTAACTTCAAGTCACCCCAATGAGAATGCCGCCATGATGGAAGAGCTCCTGACTGAAGGCTTGAATGAATTGGGTCTTGGACCGCAAGGTCTAACTGGCGCGAACAGCGTGATGGGTGTGAATATCGAATCATCCGCACGCCATCCATCCACTATTGGTGTAGCAGTGTCCACT